In bacterium, a genomic segment contains:
- a CDS encoding acyltransferase, whose translation MHLGIIQTAPIFGDKESNRREIERLAEDRHADLWIMPELALTGYEFRDRPELASLAEEIPGGETCEWLVKFCAARDTHAVIGLAERTEEHVYNSCILAGPEKIIGHYRKLHLFDAEHERFDPGNLPLPVYDLGFARVGLMICFDWRYPEAARTLMLRGAQLIAHPSNLVAPYCQAAMVTRALENRAFFATVNRIGSEDRAGRTVRFTGRSV comes from the coding sequence ATGCACCTCGGAATCATCCAGACAGCTCCCATCTTCGGAGACAAGGAAAGCAACCGCCGCGAGATCGAACGGCTTGCGGAAGACCGGCACGCCGATCTGTGGATCATGCCCGAACTCGCACTCACCGGCTACGAATTCCGCGACCGCCCAGAGCTCGCGTCGCTGGCCGAAGAGATCCCCGGCGGCGAAACCTGCGAGTGGCTGGTGAAGTTCTGCGCCGCGCGCGACACCCACGCCGTCATCGGTCTGGCCGAACGAACCGAGGAACACGTCTACAATTCGTGCATTCTGGCCGGACCGGAAAAAATCATCGGCCACTATCGCAAACTGCATCTTTTCGACGCCGAGCACGAACGCTTCGATCCGGGCAACCTGCCACTGCCCGTCTACGATCTCGGCTTCGCGCGGGTCGGACTGATGATCTGTTTCGACTGGCGCTATCCGGAAGCGGCTCGCACGCTCATGCTGCGCGGCGCACAGCTCATCGCGCATCCCTCGAATCTGGTCGCGCCCTACTGTCAGGCGGCGATGGTCACGCGCGCGCTCGAAAACCGCGCGTTCTTCGCCACCGTCAACCGCATCGGCAGCGAAGACCGCGCCGGCCGCACCGTCCGTTTCACCGGCCGCTCGGTGG